The sequence AATCTGCTttggcttctttttttttaaacgtctGAACTCAATTAAAAGTAAAGAccatggttaaaaaaaaaagtataggaatagaaataagaaacaaaaacaaagcacAAAAACCAACAATATGATCTTAAGAGAAAGATTTTAGCAAATGTTGGAGATGGCTTCTTCTTGAATCCTATTGTGGAGCCAAGCAGGGCCTTCAAGGGCGAGGTAAGAGTGGAACCTCCCAGGCTGAGTTACACTTAGTGCAATCTCTTGCAATGAAATTTGTAGAAGCTGattcatgttcaaatacaaccGAGCTAAAACCAGAGCGCAAGTCATTGATCTTGGCAAGGAGATGACGATATCTTGGCCATGTTTGAGTATCAGAGACAGCTTGAAAGGCATCATGGAAGTCAATCCCCAAAACAACATCACGAAATCCCATATCATGAATGATACATCGAAGTTCTGCAAGCACTCTGTTAACAGAGGGGATGAAAGCGTCTCTTGAGTGAAACAGAAAATTACCCTGGTGGtctctcaaaatccatgtgccACCTACCATAGACGGTGCATTCCTCCAACTTCCATTCATGTTGCATTTGACAAAATCAGGACTAGGGTGCTGCCAAACTTTATATTctacaattatatataaaattttaattatataatttggtatgattattattttaacatataattttatttataaaattaattataaatatttaaactaagaaaggaatataaaatatttataaaaactaaattttcttaaatttcgtgttttataaaaagtaattaatttttaaaggaAACATATTATTtcactaattttatttttatttatgttatttaaaaaaatttatgaaaacaaaCTTGTATAATTTTTTCAAGATTTACTTGTATTGAATACAATAGATATACAAGATATGTGTAAATatccataaaattttgaatatatgaaaAATTGGATATTCgtatttttagaaataaatcaaataaataaatcagaatttaaaaaatatgaattaaatcacaaatactaaaaattatagtaTTATTCGCTCTGTGTCCACACCTAATAAATTCCATGGAAAGCACATTCACATGTTAGGCGATATGGCTGAATCAACAAAATACTCTATCCGTTTCGGAATAAATGTCATTATGACATTttcacacagattaagaaagttgctgaaatatatgtaaattgttATTAATTACTTACTCTTTTCTGAtcaataatatttgagataaataagattatttataatcaatgcagtttgcaatttatttttagccaaaagtaaatataatttgcATTAGAATTGTAAAGTGACatttttgtgtaacaaaaaaaatgttaaaatgatgCTTATTTGAAACATAGGCCTGGACAAAATCAccggatccgaagaaccgaaccggaaccgaaccaaaataccCGAAACCAGAATCAAACCAATACCTTCAAATACCCGaatggttcctatatttttatattcaaaataaccgaaccgaaccgagaaccgaacaggtacccgaatatataaaaatattaattatatatacatataacataaataaatatatatttttaatttaaaattatattaaaagtatctgaaaatagttgaagattactaaattattataaagtatccgaactacccgaaagtatccgaaactatccggatagttttatccgaaatatccaaagtaattcGAAATATCCGaaatttttatctaaatcatcctaattatttgatattttaccctaaataaccgatattttatccaaattatccaaaTTACCCGAActatccaaacccgaaccggatccaaatgaaaaacaaaattttttcggatattttccgattcctacatttactatccgaaccgaactaaacccgaaactatccgaaccgaaccaaaccgaaccgaaccgaaaataggtcaaATATTAAATGGATACTTTAGCCCTTATCCGAACTACCCAAAaccagaaatacccgaaccgaaccgatacccgaaatgtCGAGGCCTAtgtgaaacagatggagtaaaTTCAACTGAATAGAATTGTGTAGATTTCAGTTTTAAATGCGTATTTCTTTAAATGGTAAGAAGAATAATAATCCATTAGTAGCCAAACGCGTGATTAAGCGCTGTGTTAGATGTATATCTATGTATCTAAGTCATTAAATTTAAACATGtcccatatatttatatttttttttattttttgtaacttaatcCCATACATTTATATTGGACACAAGAAATTAAATACTTGAGACTATCTTTTTCTTCAGTTGCCTAATTGTCATTTACCCCAAAGAATTCATGATTTAACTTTAAAACCGGTAGTAATAACGGTCTTAGACCAACATTATCGGCGGATCTTACTCTCGTCCTTAGTGTgttattgatttaaaataaatcaataataacgAAAAAGAAGAGGGACGTAGGCTAATTAAGAAGTTTTCGACAGCGTCCTTAAGGAGCACGTGTCATGGTGTGATAGGTAAAGTGGGGAGGTAGggtaaaatcatttttttttcttctaaaatctCTGGTTTCCGTCTCTCTATTCCTCTCGACGGCGATTTCGACAAATCAATATATCTCCGGCGAATCGACACTTCTCCTTTGTGTAATCCGAAAGATCTCTGCCGATTCGAAGCTAGAACAGGTATGCCCTCGTTATCCGTCCTCCGTTTTTAAGATTTGAAAGTCAATCTCTCATTGCATGCTTCGTGTTTGTAGGGGAAAGACGAGTTCGAAGGAGAAATCATCTGGCGGCTCtcccaactctctctctctatccgCTAAATCAACGACAGGTTAGTGTATCTTCTCTGTCTTCCGTTTAGCAATCCAATCGAACTCGGAACTGGCTTGAGAATTCTAGGATTCAGTTTGAGTTTTAACTAGGTTGAGTTTTGACGATGGTGTGTGTTTGTGATTCTTCGTGTTCCCTTTAGCTtagtaattttgtttttgattgtaTGCTTCGAATTTATTCAACATCCGGCTTATTTGTGAATTCCTTTgagtaatattttctaaaataaatgttatttgTGAATGATTTAAAGCCGCTGATGATGGTAGCTTTAGGGCTTACAGTGATGAATTCTTTTGTGTCTTATACGGTAGCTTTAGGGTTATCTTGATTCCTTGTGATAGAATTAGTAGAAAGAGCTTCTTACTTGCGAAATGTAAACTGATATTTAATGAGTTGATAGGTTGTGGTTGTGTAAACTTGTACTAAATGGTTTGGTCATTAATTCTGATCAGAAAGATGATGTGAATGATTAAAttgtatttgtaattttttctgATTGAATGCTTATGGTTGCTTTAGGGTGTCATGATTTCTTGTGATGGACTTTTGTACATATAGCTTGTGAACTGCGAAATGTAGACTGATTTTTAATGACTTGTCTAGCTTTGTGGTTGTGTAATAACTTGTACTCTATGGTTCGGTCATTACTTTTGAAATGAAAAACGTAGACTGGGAAGATGATGTAAATGTTTATGGTTGGGTCATTACTTCTCATCAGAGTTTATGGTTTGGTAATTACTTCTTATATCTCCATCGTCTTCTTCCGTTCCACTCCATCTTCTTATTTCTCTccattctcttcttttttccgGTGTCTCTTCTTAACCTCCCATCCTCTTCTAATCGATATGAATCCCTATAATCAGTCATCCAGTTATATGGGACTGCTTAACAGTCAAAACTTTCCTTATGAAAGTTTCCCTCCATACAGTTCACAACAAACCGACGCAGGAAGTCAACGTGTAGACACACCAGACACACCAGCGGACCGTAAGGAGAGAAAGAAGTGGACTCCTGCCGATGACGAGGTTCTTATTAGTGGGTGGCTTAACACATCTAAGGATGCGGTGGTGGGAAATGATCAAAAGCTTGGGACGTTTTGGAAACGAGTAGGAGAATATGTCGCAGCAAGTCCTCATGTTAGAGGGGATGGTGAAGCAAGACAGCACCTCCATTGCAAGCAGAGGTGGCACAAAATAAATGATGTAGTGAACAAGTTCTGTGCCGCTTATGGGGCAGCAGAAAGACATATCAGTTCAGGACAGAATGACAACGATGTTCTTAAGGAGGCTCATGCTATCTTTTACGCGAATCACAACAGCAAGTTCAATCTAGAGCATGCGTGGTGTCTCTTGAGGTATGAACAGAAGTGGATGAACCTCAACAATCCTACTCCCACTGCTAGTTCTAAAAGAAAAACTGGTGAGCCAGTTCCCCAAACCTCAAACACCACTGCTGGTGAACAAGACACCCGGCCCGAAGGTGTAAAGGCCGCCAAAGCTAAAAGGAACAATCCTCAAGGGAAGTCTGTCGCTGAGTACACGACCATCtgggagatgaagaaggaggatCTCCAGATGAAGGAGAGACTATCAAAGCTCGCCATATTAGACACTCTGTTGGCTAGAAAGGACTTGAGTGAGGCTGAAGAAATTGTCAAGAATAAGCTACTCGCTATCTATTTCTGAGTATTAAAGTGTATCTCTGTTTGAATAAGCTACTCGCTATCTGTTTTAAGTGTGTCTGTTGGCTTTGTTTGTATGTTGTTGTCGTACTTCATGTTTGCTTTGAACTCTTTGTATCAACGTCTCTATGTTTAAAATCTAAGCAGTTGTCTTTTAATGCGACTTTGTACTTctctatgtttaaaatataatctttGCTTTCTTCATTCTTTGAATCTATGTGTATGAATTTTCTGAGATGTTTATGGGTTTGAGCTTCTCTGCTTTTTTCAGGTTAGCACGACATGGGACTAGACTATAGCTATAGCCAGCCCTCTCAGTCAGAGGAGTATGGTGGGGACACAGCTGACAGTAGCTACAGCGAGACTGAAGATCTTATACGACGAGACCAAGCAGAGCTAAACAACAATTATGGTGCACCGGGTCAGTACCCTCCACAACCAGAGGTGGAGTTTGGGTTTCCGCAAGTTTGCTACTGTGGTAGTCAACCTGTTTTAGCCACTTCTTCCACTACAAATAATCCGGGAAGAAGATACTACACTTGTGTTAACGCTGATGATGGTGAATGCCACGTTTGGAAATGGTGGGATGTGGCGGTtatggaggagatgagagcGAGGGATATACACACGTTGCAGTTGGCTGAAAAGGTTGACAGTCTAACCTTGATGAGTGACTACGAGACTGACCAAAAACTGGTAAGGCTAGAGAAGATGGTCTGTGAGTTTGGTGAGAAGAAGCCAAGGTTTACCAATGCCTTTGAATATTTTGTTGGTGTTATTGTTATGGTATTAGTTCTAATAGGTGTAGTGCTCATGTTTAAGTAAGTGTAGTGATGTCTACTTTGTAATTTTTAAGCTTTGTAATCGGAAAGATAAGTATAATAACTCGGATTGTCCAATGCCTTTGTACTTTTTAAGATTTGTAATCTGAGCAACTTCTACACTATCAGTTATTATGTATTATGTTAAGTGATTAGTGCAATTTTTCTACATTGTTGTATTTCTTTCTCGTGAACAAATAGTAAGCCTCGTCACCTATAATTGGCGACATGTATCACGAGATGTAGTAAGAAAGACGAGATGTAACATTCACATGGGCACAATTATCACGAGCCTGTGTAAGAATCACGAGATGTCATCACGAGTCTGAGTAAGAATCACGAGATGCCATCAAAAGTATTTCTGGTTCTATAAATATAACATCTTCTTTCATTTACAATACATCATTTGCAAATCatttctcctttcttcttttcAAATACATTTCTCCTTTGTTCTTTTCATAAAACATTTCCAAATAATCATCTCCTCGtaaatggcttcttcttctcattatCATTACcataaagatgatgatgatgatttcgaTAACATATTTGATGATGTTTTGGATGACCCTAATATATTTCCAGAACCAAAAGAGCgaaaaaaacgtatttttatCGAGAGAAACCGGGAAGAAGGCCACAAGAACCTgtggaatgattattttagcGACACTCCGACATATCCGCACAATCTGTTCCGGCGacggtttcgaatgaacaagccacTATTCTTGTATATTGTGAATCGTCTCTCTACTGAAGTAGACTATTTTCAACAAAGAGAAGATGCAGCCGGACGGTCTAGCCTTTCATCGCTCCAGAAATGTACGGCAGCAATTCGTCAATTGGCGTATGGTGCTTCGGCTGATGCAATTGACGAATATGTACGACTGGGTGAAACCACGTCTCGTAAATGTTTGCACCAGTTTACCGCCGGAATTatccagttgtttggcgatgagTACCTTAGACACCCCACACCGTACGATCTTCAAAGACTACTCCACCTTGGTGAACAACGGGGATTTCCCGGGATggttggaagcatcgactgtatgcactgggagtggaagaattgtcccaacgcttggaaaggaatgtattcacgGGGAACCGGAAAACCAACAATTGTGTTGGAGGCGGTTGCTTCACAAGAcctttggatatggcatgctttttttggagctccaggtactatgaacgatcttaatattcttgatcgatcacctgTTTTCGATGATATTATAAACGGAATAGCTCCTGAAGTAAACTTCTATGTCAACGGGCGGGAGtaccatttggcttactatctgacagatggtatttatccaaatTGGGCTACTTTCGTTCAATCTATCCGACTCCCACAAACTGAAAAACAATCATTGTTTGCTAAAACCCAAGAATCAGTTCGAAAAGATGTTGAGCGTGCCTTCGGGGTCCTCCAAGCAAGATTTGCCGTTGTAAAAAATCCATCTAAATTATGGGataaagaaaaaataggaaatattatgaaagcatgtatcatactccataatatgatagtccAAGATGAACGAGATTCAGACACTGTTGAGGAATTTCAAGATGAGGATTTTACATTTATCGTTAAAAAGTCTACAAAACCCCCCAACAGTTTGGGTCGTCGGAAAGAAGTTCGGGATCAACAAACCCATCTACAATTAAAACaagatttgattgaaaatatatgggctaaatttggacatcttccaaattatatgtaatttttacgtttttatcaattgaataaaatgtctgtttgtttttatttgaatatgtattttttttttatgatatgtaatataatgtttttaataataaaatgttgtttgTTGTTTCAATTCAAATTGGTGATaagttttatcaaatattttttaactactttaaaacaaaaaaaaaaaaaaacctaaggaCCAATTAAAAGTCCCACCAATATTCTCAAATTTCACTAAAGTCCCGAAAAAAAGTCCTAAgctaaaaatattactaaacaACTCTAAGGACTTTGTTTCAAGTCCCACCAATGTTGTTGCTCTTGTCCAAGGAATTTTTTAATCATATGAAACTGATATAACCTTGATAATGTAAATAATAGGGgaaatatcaaaacataaataatatatgaaatgtacattttaaaattaactatatttttatttgaatataaatttataaatagtatactGTATACAGATTAATTCTAAAGCCTACATCTTGTATTTCTTAACAAAAGGTTAAATTCCAAATCTTGACCAGCAAACTCAAATCAGTAACCTTAAGTAagttgatttaattatttttatttttattacaaaaatccAATTAATTGAACAGATATATGGGAATGCTCACTCGTATCGTCGCCTCGTATATATTATTCCCACTACAGAAACAATACACCATTCATCTAAGATTTTACACTTTTCCTaccattacaacattttttttaatctatttctCTGGCCAGTCATGGCGAACTATCGGTGGCCGTCGAAGCTATCGAAGTTATCACCCCgagcaaaacaaacaaacctctACGGCGTGATCATCGTCACGGTTCTCTGTGCAGCCTCTTACTCCGTCGGGATATGGAAGAACTCTCGCGGAGGAATCTCACGTGCTTCCCTCAATTCATTGCCATGCACGTTTCCTAACATAACCTCACCGATCCTCCCCTTCGCTCCCCGTCATACATCCCCATCGGAGACAACAACGGCGCGTGTGGTTCAAATCCCGTCTTGCGGCGTCGAGTTCTCTGAGTATACGCCGTGCGAGTCAGTGAGCCGATCTTTAAGTTTCCCAAGAGATAGGTTGATTTACAGAGAGAGACACTGTCCTTCAAAAGACGAGATTCTCCGGTGCCGGATTCCAGCGCCGTACGGTTACTCGGTACCATTCCGATGGCCGGAGAGCCGTGACGTCGCGTGGTTCGCTAACGTGCCGCACACGGAGCTAacggtggagaagaagaatcaaaaCTGGGTGAGGTACGAGAAGGATAGGTTCTTGTTCCCTGGTGGAGGTACGATGTTTCCACGTGGAGCTGATGCTTACATCGGCGAGATCGGACGGCTGATAAATCTCAAGGATGGATCGGTTCGGACAGCCATTGATACGGGATGTGGGGTAAGTTGAAatatctctctgtttttttgttcttaatttCATTCGTTTTGTACTATTCTTGTGACGTCTCTGTTCTTTTGGCTCTTGTCCATGTTTACATGTTCATCCCATCCCTGTGAATCTGTGATGGtcataaattgttattatttttttgttttttgttttccatCAGCCATCGTATACTTCACGTTattgcaaaaaaataaatcgtATGCTTTATGTTTAGAACATCTTCAGAATATCtcaataagttttttttctttaccaaaacataaaaataaaagatgaataaaagagatgaaaacctttttttttttaaagtaaaagaTGAATAAAAGAGAATGAGATGATTTGTTTccaaaaactctataaataattaaaagatttttggaatattttagTTTGTATCAATagttcatatttttataattataattttaactatataattaaactatactaaatatattattattgtatTAGTAAAATATGCACATAAAGTTATCATCGATGTTAATGCTCTTTAGTTTGAgattttattacataataaaGTTATgtgtgtgtttcaaaaaaataaagttatgtGTAACGTGTAGATGCAGTGTCAAATTGATCGATGATTGTGCAAATTACATTGAAATTCTATATATTGATGTTTCCTTGGTTCAAGACGTGTATTGCATGTACTATACATAGGCGCACTAGTTAGTAGGTTTAGGTGGATTCAGAGTAGCTTTTGTCAAACTAATTGATGATTGTGCAAATTACATTTGaagttattagttttaaaaattaaaaaatcagaatttTGGTCATAGGATGAGATGTCATTTATGATAGTAAAAATATTCTGGCAACAGCAGAGTGAGAAGGATGGATAGGACTCTCTTGATTTGGAATTAATAACATTGCCgtcaaaattagataaaaatatttgCCAACTTTCACTAATTTTATTCTCCTTAAATGGCAGTGGATTTGAACAATATTTCTACATTCCATTTTagtatatatgattttattaatacTTGATTACATTTTAATCCCAAATAAAGTGCAGCACAGCTAGTTAAATAACATTAACATAGATAGTTAATGTGATTTTCTTGTCATTGATTGTTTCACTTTTAAAAATGCTTTGTCTAATAGATGTGCATATGTAGTTTAATTAGTTAGATTAAATGTAAACTCATCGACCGTATAAactaatgatgatgataatagGTAGCGAGCTTTGGTGCGTATCTAATGTCGAGGAACATAGTAACCATGTCGTTTGCGCCAAGAGACACACACGAAGCTCAGGTTCAGTTCGCACTTGAGAGAGGAGTCCCTGCTATCCTCGGAGTCTTAGCTTCCATTAGACTCCCATTTCCAGCCAGAGCTTTCGACATAGCTCATTGCTCTCGATGTCTCATCCCCTGGGGCCAATACAGTAATTATATTGTCACCCTATTGGCCAcatattctctcttttttttggagTCGCTTACGTGTGTTGAACTGTTTGTGGATGAGCAGATGGGACGTATCTGATAGAGGTGGATAGGGTACT is a genomic window of Brassica napus cultivar Da-Ae chromosome A2, Da-Ae, whole genome shotgun sequence containing:
- the LOC106425502 gene encoding glutathione S-transferase T3-like — protein: MNPYNQSSSYMGLLNSQNFPYESFPPYSSQQTDAGSQRVDTPDTPADRKERKKWTPADDEVLISGWLNTSKDAVVGNDQKLGTFWKRVGEYVAASPHVRGDGEARQHLHCKQRWHKINDVVNKFCAAYGAAERHISSGQNDNDVLKEAHAIFYANHNSKFNLEHAWCLLRYEQKWMNLNNPTPTASSKRKTGEPVPQTSNTTAGEQDTRPEGVKAAKAKRNNPQGKSVAEYTTIWEMKKEDLQMKERLSKLAILDTLLARKDLSEAEEIVKNKLLAIYF